Proteins encoded within one genomic window of Salipaludibacillus agaradhaerens:
- a CDS encoding glycerate kinase, producing the protein MKIIVAPDSFKETLTAQQVANAIKTGLQKIWHDANIVTCPMADGGEGTVQSLIDATGGRLVTKIVEDPLGRKVEASFGILGDHQTAVIEMASASGIHHVPNALKDPKITSSYGTGQLIQGALDLGIKKLIIGIGGSATNDGGAGMFQALGGSLMDIDGNELKQGGINLQQLAAINMSGLDPRLNDVTIRVACDVDNPLTGPNGASAIYGPQKGATADDIKKLDAALHHYAQVIERDLGHHVDEVQGAGAAGGLGAAFLAFFPASLEKGGEIVSDVTGLEAYIEHADLVITGEGGINHQTQHGKTPVHVARIAKKYHLPVIAICGSIGEGYESVYHEGIDAVFSSLSNIVTFDDLKGVSHEYLEQTAENIARLWKLGENNK; encoded by the coding sequence ATGAAAATTATCGTGGCGCCCGATTCATTTAAAGAAACGCTAACAGCCCAGCAAGTGGCCAATGCGATAAAGACTGGACTGCAAAAAATTTGGCATGATGCGAATATCGTGACGTGTCCGATGGCAGACGGTGGAGAAGGAACTGTCCAATCCTTAATAGATGCTACAGGTGGACGATTAGTGACGAAAATAGTTGAGGATCCATTAGGACGGAAGGTCGAAGCTAGTTTCGGTATTCTCGGTGATCATCAAACAGCCGTCATCGAAATGGCATCAGCATCTGGCATTCATCACGTGCCAAATGCATTAAAGGACCCAAAAATAACGAGCTCTTATGGGACTGGTCAGCTCATTCAAGGAGCCCTTGACCTTGGCATCAAAAAGCTTATTATCGGTATCGGTGGCAGTGCAACAAATGATGGTGGAGCAGGTATGTTTCAAGCTCTTGGTGGCTCTTTAATGGATATTGATGGAAACGAGTTGAAGCAAGGCGGAATCAACTTGCAACAATTAGCGGCAATTAATATGAGTGGCTTAGATCCGCGGCTTAACGATGTAACAATACGCGTAGCCTGCGATGTGGATAACCCACTAACAGGACCAAATGGCGCCTCAGCAATTTATGGTCCACAAAAGGGAGCAACAGCTGATGACATAAAGAAGCTTGATGCAGCGCTTCACCATTATGCGCAAGTGATTGAAAGAGACCTCGGTCATCACGTGGATGAGGTCCAAGGTGCTGGAGCCGCTGGCGGTCTCGGGGCAGCCTTCCTTGCCTTCTTTCCAGCATCCTTAGAAAAAGGGGGAGAAATTGTGTCTGATGTGACAGGTCTTGAAGCCTATATTGAACACGCTGACCTCGTCATAACGGGAGAAGGCGGTATTAATCACCAGACCCAACATGGGAAAACCCCTGTTCACGTGGCACGTATTGCCAAAAAATATCATCTTCCTGTTATCGCCATATGTGGAAGCATTGGTGAAGGTTATGAATCTGTCTATCATGAAGGCATTGACGCTGTTTTCAGCTCACTATCCAATATCGTCACTTTTGACGATTTAAAGGGCGTATCACATGAATATCTTGAACAAACAGCAGAAAACATCGCCCGATTATGGAAGCTTGGAGAAAATAATAAGTGA
- a CDS encoding GntP family permease, whose amino-acid sequence MPVSALGAIIALVISIILILRKVPPVYALVAGALIGGLAGGAGLTETVDLMMGGAQGIIPAVLRILAAGILAGVLIESGAAASIAKGVVTKLGEKKALLALVLATMLLTAVGVFVDVAVITVAPIALAIAYTAGLSRTAILLAMVGGGKAGNIMSPNPNTIAISESFNVPLTSVMAAGIIPAIFGVAVTYILAKRLVAKGTMIKAEDIEQSSEKDHPPLLAAIVAPLTAILLLVLRPTAGIEVDPMIALPVGGIAGALAMGKIKQLNAFVITGLGKMSAVAVLLLGTGTLAGIISNSGLQYVLIDAIEFVGLPSYALAPASGIFMSGATASTTAGAVVASEVFSGTLLELGVAGLAGAAMIHAGATVLDHMPHGSFFHATAGSVLMGIQERLKLIPYESLVGLTLALISTLLFGVFQLF is encoded by the coding sequence ATGCCAGTCAGTGCATTAGGAGCTATTATTGCGTTAGTCATATCTATTATTCTTATTTTACGAAAAGTCCCCCCTGTTTATGCACTCGTTGCAGGAGCCTTAATTGGTGGGCTCGCAGGTGGAGCGGGTTTAACAGAAACGGTTGATCTTATGATGGGAGGGGCGCAAGGAATTATTCCAGCAGTCCTTAGAATTTTGGCTGCCGGAATATTAGCCGGTGTACTCATTGAATCTGGGGCAGCGGCATCCATCGCCAAGGGAGTCGTTACAAAACTCGGTGAAAAGAAAGCGTTACTCGCCTTAGTATTGGCGACGATGTTGCTAACTGCTGTAGGTGTATTTGTGGATGTAGCCGTCATTACCGTGGCGCCGATTGCCTTAGCGATTGCTTATACGGCAGGATTATCTCGAACTGCCATTTTATTAGCTATGGTTGGTGGGGGGAAAGCAGGTAATATTATGTCTCCTAACCCTAATACAATCGCTATTTCAGAATCCTTTAATGTACCGTTGACCTCTGTTATGGCGGCGGGAATCATTCCAGCTATTTTCGGAGTGGCTGTTACTTATATTTTAGCGAAACGATTAGTTGCTAAAGGGACAATGATCAAAGCAGAAGACATTGAACAATCTTCAGAAAAGGATCATCCACCATTATTAGCAGCTATTGTGGCACCGCTTACAGCTATTCTCTTACTCGTACTTAGACCAACAGCTGGCATCGAAGTCGATCCGATGATAGCCTTGCCTGTAGGCGGAATTGCAGGCGCTCTCGCAATGGGGAAAATAAAGCAATTAAATGCATTCGTCATTACAGGTTTAGGAAAAATGTCAGCGGTAGCTGTTTTATTGCTAGGGACTGGAACGTTAGCCGGAATTATTTCTAACTCAGGATTACAATATGTCTTAATCGATGCTATTGAATTTGTAGGTTTGCCAAGCTATGCACTGGCACCTGCTTCAGGTATTTTCATGTCGGGTGCCACAGCTTCGACTACAGCTGGAGCAGTTGTAGCAAGTGAAGTATTTAGTGGCACGTTATTAGAATTGGGTGTAGCCGGACTCGCTGGTGCTGCAATGATACATGCGGGAGCAACAGTGCTTGACCATATGCCGCACGGCAGCTTCTTCCACGCTACAGCAGGCAGTGTCCTCATGGGCATTCAAGAACGCCTAAAGCTTATTCCTTACGAGTCACTCGTTGGTTTGACGCTTGCCCTTATATCGACATTACTTTTCGGCGTATTCCAACTATTTTAA
- a CDS encoding CdaR family transcriptional regulator: MLSAEVAQNIVRRTMDILDYNINVMDEHGVIIGSGETERIGTVHEVAKHIQFKKESIEITVTDEQKWHGVKQGINLPVYFRGDIVGTVGITGPPNEVKGYGELVKMTAEMIIEQAFLLKQMQYDERLTREFVNQWVSGEGILDNNFIEKADMLSIDLVKTRGIILISHNGGTYENKRHELDKLEKALKPLLHKQDLLSLIKDTIVVVKTAKTDRDLLNTAKGWADYFSGQPLRLTTGLIYDSYSHIAYSYEQAVKTMEMSLLMRSDENVIAYKTKTVDVLFYHLLTHESIKRLPVDKPLLTQDQHADLLVTLETFIKHDGSITHTAKALFIHRNTLHYRLDKIYELTGKHPQRLVDLFYLYVSCVLKNTFS, encoded by the coding sequence ATGTTATCAGCTGAAGTAGCTCAAAATATTGTCAGGCGCACGATGGACATTTTAGATTACAACATTAACGTGATGGACGAGCATGGTGTTATCATCGGTTCAGGAGAAACAGAGCGGATTGGTACGGTTCATGAGGTGGCGAAGCATATTCAATTTAAAAAAGAAAGCATTGAAATTACAGTGACTGATGAACAAAAGTGGCACGGAGTAAAACAAGGGATTAATTTGCCTGTTTATTTTCGGGGAGATATTGTCGGGACCGTGGGGATTACTGGTCCGCCAAATGAGGTAAAAGGTTATGGAGAGCTTGTGAAAATGACAGCTGAAATGATTATTGAACAGGCATTTTTACTAAAACAGATGCAATATGATGAGCGATTGACGCGAGAGTTTGTTAATCAGTGGGTGTCAGGAGAAGGTATTTTAGATAACAATTTCATAGAAAAAGCGGATATGCTTTCAATTGATTTAGTCAAAACCCGTGGCATCATTTTAATCTCGCACAATGGGGGGACATATGAAAACAAACGGCATGAACTAGACAAGCTCGAAAAAGCGCTAAAGCCATTACTGCACAAACAAGATTTGCTCAGTCTCATAAAGGATACGATTGTAGTCGTTAAAACGGCGAAAACAGATCGTGATCTGTTAAATACAGCTAAAGGGTGGGCTGACTATTTTAGTGGCCAGCCGCTTAGGCTTACAACAGGGCTTATTTATGACAGCTATTCGCACATCGCTTACTCTTATGAACAAGCAGTAAAAACAATGGAAATGAGCTTACTCATGAGAAGTGATGAGAACGTTATCGCTTACAAAACGAAGACAGTGGATGTCTTGTTCTATCACCTTTTAACCCATGAATCTATTAAACGTTTGCCTGTAGATAAACCACTATTGACACAAGATCAGCATGCGGATCTATTAGTAACTTTGGAAACGTTTATTAAGCATGACGGATCCATTACCCACACTGCAAAAGCATTGTTTATTCATCGAAACACGCTCCATTATCGCTTAGATAAAATATATGAACTGACAGGAAAGCATCCGCAGCGACTCGTAGATCTCTTCTATCTTTATGTGAGCTGTGTGTTAAAAAACACCTTTTCATAG
- a CDS encoding DoxX family membrane protein, translating to MTKRLTILLISLCLLPVSEVFAHVKWFTEAEPKRAAIETIITPHFITLAFLTAIIVAVLPRIVPVMLTVPLFKHTEDFLGNFRSYTYYLIKYGAALAVFIQVITGGLFAPELLAPSDVWAVLPWAAVVLLVIPSLWTTRVAAGILLVLFSLTAWEYGLFHMLDYAFYLAVIFILFFHKTAWQKWGFPLLYLATGLSLCWVAAEKWVYPAMATDVILNHGVPTFGFSPVTFVVLTAFIEFVVGYLLVVGLLNRLLALVLTLIFISTTFLFGLTEIIGHFMIHIILVTFIIEGVSFYRPPVDMHNTSLEKIIFVFLNFLFVLATILLIYYRFA from the coding sequence GTGACGAAGCGATTGACGATCTTATTAATAAGTTTATGTTTACTACCTGTATCAGAGGTGTTTGCTCATGTGAAATGGTTTACAGAAGCTGAGCCAAAACGGGCTGCAATCGAAACGATCATCACACCACATTTTATCACATTGGCCTTTCTCACCGCCATCATTGTGGCGGTTTTGCCGCGAATCGTCCCAGTTATGTTGACAGTCCCTTTATTTAAGCATACTGAAGACTTTTTGGGGAATTTCCGCTCTTATACCTACTATCTTATTAAATACGGGGCAGCTTTAGCCGTCTTTATTCAAGTGATAACTGGGGGATTATTTGCTCCCGAGTTATTGGCTCCAAGCGATGTGTGGGCCGTGTTACCATGGGCAGCGGTTGTCCTACTAGTCATTCCAAGTCTTTGGACAACACGAGTAGCTGCGGGCATATTGTTAGTTTTATTTAGCTTGACTGCTTGGGAGTATGGCCTGTTTCATATGCTTGACTATGCCTTTTACTTAGCTGTCATCTTCATCTTATTTTTTCACAAAACAGCATGGCAAAAATGGGGATTTCCCCTCCTTTATCTTGCCACAGGGTTATCTTTATGCTGGGTAGCGGCTGAAAAATGGGTGTATCCTGCGATGGCAACGGATGTCATCCTCAATCATGGGGTCCCTACATTCGGTTTTTCACCAGTAACATTCGTCGTCCTCACAGCTTTTATTGAGTTTGTGGTCGGGTACTTGCTTGTGGTCGGTTTACTTAACCGACTTCTTGCTCTCGTGCTCACCCTCATTTTCATTAGTACGACCTTCCTGTTCGGCCTGACAGAAATTATTGGGCACTTTATGATACATATTATTTTAGTTACCTTTATAATTGAAGGGGTATCCTTTTATCGGCCGCCGGTGGATATGCACAATACTTCACTCGAAAAAATTATTTTTGTCTTTCTAAACTTCTTATTTGTTCTGGCGACGATTCTTTTAATTTATTACAGATTTGCTTAA
- a CDS encoding alpha/beta fold hydrolase, producing the protein MVLHYKEYGQQQSPLIVFLHGGGLSGWMWDEQVTYFSPNFHCLVPDIPGQGRSINESPFTIAGAAEQINDLIEQKRQHDTVAVVGFSLGAQVLVAMLGQRPHSIDFAMINSALVKSIPFAKTLTKTMGLAYPLMKSRSFSKIQAKSMYIKEDYWNTYYDESCRIKKETFTQLMNENMSFSLPSNFDKVSSNLLVTVGAKEKRIMRDSMKNIVNSNANCRGVIIPKIGHGCSLANPLLFNQMLEQWIEHDRVISGMIEYR; encoded by the coding sequence ATGGTATTACATTATAAAGAATATGGACAGCAGCAATCACCATTAATAGTATTTCTTCACGGAGGTGGGCTGAGCGGGTGGATGTGGGACGAGCAAGTCACTTATTTTTCTCCAAACTTTCACTGTTTAGTTCCAGATATACCGGGGCAAGGCCGTAGCATTAATGAATCACCGTTTACGATAGCAGGCGCTGCGGAACAAATCAATGACTTAATTGAACAGAAGCGGCAACACGATACAGTCGCCGTCGTAGGTTTTTCATTAGGTGCACAAGTATTAGTGGCCATGCTCGGTCAACGTCCCCATTCCATCGACTTCGCCATGATTAACAGTGCCCTCGTAAAATCGATTCCATTCGCTAAAACATTAACTAAAACAATGGGTTTAGCTTATCCGCTTATGAAAAGTAGATCATTTTCTAAGATACAGGCAAAATCGATGTACATAAAAGAAGACTATTGGAACACGTATTATGATGAGAGCTGTCGTATTAAAAAGGAGACGTTCACTCAACTAATGAACGAAAATATGTCATTCTCTCTGCCCTCTAATTTTGATAAAGTCAGCAGTAACTTATTAGTTACTGTTGGGGCGAAGGAGAAGCGGATCATGAGAGATTCAATGAAAAACATCGTTAACAGCAATGCCAATTGCCGAGGTGTAATTATCCCTAAAATTGGCCATGGATGTTCGTTAGCCAACCCGCTTTTATTTAATCAAATGCTGGAACAATGGATTGAGCACGATAGAGTGATTAGCGGGATGATTGAATATAGATAA
- a CDS encoding nuclease-related domain-containing protein has protein sequence MIVKERKKSLELEYYQLLKPRLPSKKVDENQLNYLSKGFEGERLFDKQLAKLTAESLTIADLQLTAGQSFIQLDTVLIINETIYLFEVKNYSGEYVIEAEGTWLHANGREIKSPIVQLQRTEGIFRQLLQSLHLPRYIVKSFVVFPNKEFTLFNLPPDLPILLSSQIPAFLRKINSNSGPLTTFSRTLADKLLEQHQALPLRFLRVPDYTFDELMKGIFCPDCLHLMHKISQRMIKCHGCGQVEKNSSALVREIRNFQMLFPNRKLQANDVYEWCGRTFATRTINRILKKLTD, from the coding sequence TTGATTGTTAAAGAACGGAAAAAATCTTTGGAACTTGAGTATTATCAGTTGTTAAAACCTCGACTCCCAAGTAAGAAAGTAGATGAAAATCAGCTTAACTATTTATCGAAAGGTTTTGAAGGAGAAAGATTGTTCGACAAGCAACTAGCCAAATTAACGGCTGAGTCACTTACGATTGCTGATTTACAGTTAACTGCGGGACAATCATTCATCCAACTGGACACAGTCTTGATCATCAATGAAACCATCTATCTATTCGAAGTTAAGAATTATTCAGGTGAATATGTGATAGAAGCTGAAGGCACCTGGCTCCACGCTAACGGCCGAGAAATAAAATCCCCAATTGTGCAATTGCAGCGCACAGAAGGCATTTTCCGCCAATTACTCCAATCGTTACATCTGCCCAGATATATTGTGAAATCCTTTGTAGTTTTCCCTAATAAGGAATTCACACTCTTTAATCTCCCTCCAGACCTTCCAATTTTACTCTCTAGTCAAATCCCAGCATTTTTGCGAAAGATTAATTCAAACTCTGGTCCCTTAACCACATTTTCTCGCACGTTAGCTGACAAACTGCTGGAACAACACCAAGCGCTCCCTCTACGCTTTTTGCGCGTACCAGATTACACTTTTGACGAATTAATGAAAGGAATTTTTTGTCCTGATTGCCTCCACTTAATGCATAAAATATCGCAACGAATGATAAAATGCCATGGATGTGGACAAGTTGAGAAAAACAGTAGCGCATTAGTAAGGGAAATAAGGAACTTTCAAATGTTATTTCCCAACAGAAAATTACAGGCTAATGATGTCTATGAATGGTGTGGCAGAACATTTGCAACACGTACAATCAATAGAATCTTAAAAAAATTGACTGATTAG
- a CDS encoding bifunctional adenosylcobinamide kinase/adenosylcobinamide-phosphate guanylyltransferase, which yields MQLIIGGAYSGKRQAVRKLYPSKKISWVSAYEGIQLGHWQNMWEEKTLLVLEGWEVWLRDEIEGGRCQLDVIREGYRHTLEAVCSEENRRNEHAVVIMLEMGRGIVPIAEADRSLRDVCGWLQQDAATLAADVTYVWHGLEKKIK from the coding sequence ATGCAACTCATTATCGGTGGTGCCTACTCAGGAAAACGACAAGCAGTGAGAAAACTATATCCTTCGAAAAAAATAAGTTGGGTGTCGGCATATGAAGGGATACAGTTAGGTCATTGGCAAAACATGTGGGAAGAAAAGACGCTTCTCGTCCTTGAAGGGTGGGAAGTGTGGTTAAGGGATGAAATAGAGGGTGGAAGGTGTCAATTAGACGTCATTCGAGAGGGCTATCGTCATACGCTTGAAGCTGTGTGTTCAGAGGAAAACCGCCGAAATGAACACGCGGTTGTGATCATGCTTGAAATGGGACGGGGGATTGTTCCTATTGCGGAAGCTGATCGATCTTTACGTGATGTATGCGGTTGGCTGCAGCAGGACGCGGCAACACTAGCCGCCGACGTCACGTACGTGTGGCACGGGCTTGAGAAAAAGATAAAATAA
- a CDS encoding histidine phosphatase family protein translates to MGTTVNLDLYLIRHGVTQWNVEKRYLGHSDEPLLHDSLENLQKLRAFVARLEAPLLISSDLRRCQETVAYLLPHHHYIVEPRLREFNFGDWEGKTYNDLKDVTAYRQWIDNWEKESVPGGESGQAFSRRVSEWLMEDLPKLVVDENWRTGTKSCVIVTHGGVIRYLIQVLTKDKDAFWRWRISHGEAVKLSCIYDRGEWQCNSLSVVPTQENDKQ, encoded by the coding sequence ATGGGGACTACTGTTAATCTGGATCTTTACCTCATTCGTCATGGGGTGACGCAGTGGAATGTGGAAAAGCGTTATTTAGGACACAGTGATGAACCGCTTCTCCATGACTCGCTTGAAAACCTTCAGAAATTGAGAGCGTTTGTTGCGAGGTTAGAAGCACCGTTACTAATATCAAGTGATTTGAGGCGGTGTCAGGAGACGGTGGCTTATCTGTTGCCTCATCATCACTATATCGTGGAGCCACGGCTAAGAGAATTTAATTTCGGTGACTGGGAAGGAAAAACGTATAACGATTTGAAGGATGTCACTGCTTATAGACAGTGGATTGATAACTGGGAAAAAGAAAGTGTCCCAGGAGGGGAATCTGGTCAAGCATTCTCCCGCCGAGTGAGTGAATGGTTAATGGAAGACCTACCCAAGTTAGTTGTTGACGAGAACTGGAGGACTGGTACGAAATCGTGTGTGATCGTCACGCATGGCGGTGTGATTCGATATTTAATTCAAGTTTTAACAAAGGATAAAGACGCCTTTTGGCGATGGCGTATCTCTCATGGTGAAGCAGTTAAATTATCTTGCATTTATGACAGGGGGGAATGGCAATGCAACTCATTATCGGTGGTGCCTACTCAGGAAAACGACAAGCAGTGA
- the cobS gene encoding adenosylcobinamide-GDP ribazoletransferase: protein MKNVLYGFLLAMQFLTRIPVPIECPWTIKTSRWAIRFYPIVGLVMGAVLVAVGSILAPILPAGLLALVLVSLWVWLTGGLHLDGVMDVADAVGSNAPLEKKWTIMKDPHVGSFGIMTLVFLLGWKTMLIYLLLTQADWHVIIPFMLSVASARLSAVGLLIFLPAAKKEGLAWHWKKNLNWLDSVWAGIPIVLVIGFFPHLIWFVILFLLMTGLYGFWLMRTFKGVNGDLTGAAIEGSELWGLLLIWIFTSFVMG from the coding sequence ATGAAAAATGTGCTATATGGTTTTTTGCTGGCGATGCAATTTTTAACCCGTATTCCAGTGCCGATTGAATGTCCGTGGACAATTAAGACGAGCCGGTGGGCGATTCGATTTTATCCAATCGTAGGCCTCGTAATGGGAGCGGTGTTAGTGGCGGTTGGCTCGATTCTTGCGCCAATCCTACCTGCTGGCCTGCTGGCGCTTGTCCTTGTGTCACTTTGGGTGTGGTTGACAGGCGGCTTGCACCTTGACGGGGTAATGGATGTGGCAGATGCTGTCGGTTCAAATGCCCCATTAGAGAAAAAATGGACGATTATGAAAGACCCCCATGTGGGAAGCTTCGGTATCATGACATTGGTTTTCTTACTTGGATGGAAAACGATGCTCATTTATTTACTTCTTACTCAAGCAGATTGGCACGTCATTATTCCATTTATGTTAAGCGTTGCTTCAGCCCGTTTAAGTGCAGTAGGCTTGCTCATTTTTTTACCCGCAGCAAAAAAAGAAGGTCTTGCTTGGCATTGGAAAAAGAATTTAAACTGGCTCGATAGTGTTTGGGCGGGGATACCTATCGTGTTAGTGATCGGCTTTTTTCCTCATCTTATTTGGTTTGTCATCTTATTTTTACTCATGACAGGGCTGTACGGTTTCTGGCTCATGCGTACCTTTAAAGGTGTTAATGGCGATCTAACAGGTGCAGCCATTGAAGGGAGCGAATTATGGGGACTACTGTTAATCTGGATCTTTACCTCATTCGTCATGGGGTGA
- a CDS encoding bifunctional adenosylcobinamide kinase/adenosylcobinamide-phosphate guanylyltransferase, translated as MIVFISGGARSGKSRFAEAMTCDCYDESRRQGSGGKLIYVATARHTDLEMTERINRHRHEREEAWQTVEEPLDLLATVMTAGDGDVILMDCLTVWLNNRLFDSNWNGENALLHELSEIMSQADMKKLQLIFVSNDVNEGIPVDNELVTSYIATLERVHRFVVSQADHVYQVVAGIPIQWKGEGT; from the coding sequence ATGATCGTCTTTATTTCCGGTGGCGCTCGATCAGGAAAAAGTCGGTTTGCTGAAGCGATGACGTGTGACTGTTATGACGAAAGCCGGCGGCAGGGAAGCGGTGGGAAATTAATTTATGTGGCCACAGCTCGTCATACAGATCTTGAAATGACTGAACGAATCAACCGTCACAGGCATGAACGAGAAGAGGCATGGCAGACAGTAGAGGAGCCGCTAGATTTATTAGCTACTGTGATGACGGCGGGGGACGGGGATGTGATACTTATGGATTGCTTGACCGTGTGGCTAAATAACCGCTTATTTGATAGCAATTGGAACGGTGAGAATGCCCTGTTGCATGAATTAAGTGAGATCATGTCACAAGCAGATATGAAAAAATTGCAGCTCATCTTCGTGTCAAATGATGTGAATGAAGGTATTCCTGTTGATAATGAGCTTGTCACATCTTACATAGCAACATTAGAACGTGTTCATCGCTTTGTTGTGAGCCAAGCAGATCACGTTTATCAAGTGGTAGCAGGCATTCCTATTCAGTGGAAGGGGGAAGGTACATGA
- the cobD gene encoding threonine-phosphate decarboxylase CobD: MNWPKHGGQPAKVGRQFNSKETNRSDWIDFSANIHPFGPPNWIKAIVADSMAAISVYPDPEYEEASRRLAELNDVSPEQVLVTNGGAEAIFMTAKLFEGKRALIVQPTFGEYEQACLHYRVETRDVFYDNGFRVPLKELESQMAWADVVYICRPNNPSGTVILERDIRVLLARCEETKTFLVVDEAFADFVPGTDATLTRMLSQFNSLILLRSLTKMYSIPGLRIGYLLASSTITAKLRCWQVPWSVNGIAGEVVKALPTDDPFVREARTFVKEELVRVRERLTELRFYVSPSQVNFFLLYDLEAPDKTEELFAFLAKNSIIARHTHNFKGLNGQYLRFAVKSAEDNDKLLACLAAWRHHV; encoded by the coding sequence ATGAATTGGCCAAAGCATGGTGGACAGCCGGCAAAGGTTGGGCGTCAGTTTAACAGTAAAGAAACGAATAGGAGCGATTGGATTGATTTCAGTGCGAATATTCACCCGTTCGGGCCGCCGAATTGGATTAAAGCGATAGTGGCCGATAGTATGGCCGCTATTTCAGTTTATCCAGATCCAGAGTATGAAGAAGCAAGTAGACGATTAGCAGAATTAAATGACGTGTCACCCGAACAAGTACTCGTGACAAATGGCGGGGCAGAAGCGATTTTTATGACAGCCAAGTTGTTTGAGGGGAAGCGAGCGCTCATCGTTCAGCCGACGTTTGGGGAGTATGAGCAGGCATGTCTTCATTATCGAGTGGAGACGAGGGATGTGTTTTATGACAATGGCTTTCGTGTTCCATTGAAGGAACTAGAGAGTCAGATGGCATGGGCTGATGTGGTATATATATGTCGGCCAAATAATCCTTCTGGGACAGTCATTTTAGAGCGAGACATCCGCGTTTTATTGGCACGTTGTGAAGAGACAAAGACATTCCTAGTAGTGGATGAGGCGTTCGCTGACTTTGTGCCAGGAACAGACGCCACTTTAACTCGGATGCTTTCACAGTTTAATTCGCTCATTTTATTACGATCGCTGACGAAAATGTATAGTATTCCTGGACTTCGTATTGGCTATCTGTTAGCTTCATCGACCATAACAGCAAAATTAAGATGTTGGCAGGTGCCGTGGAGTGTGAACGGGATTGCTGGAGAAGTGGTGAAAGCTCTTCCTACAGATGACCCATTTGTCAGGGAGGCACGGACATTCGTTAAGGAAGAGTTAGTGAGAGTGAGAGAGAGGCTAACGGAGCTACGTTTTTATGTATCGCCGTCACAAGTGAATTTCTTTCTTTTATATGATTTGGAGGCGCCAGATAAGACGGAAGAGTTATTCGCATTTTTAGCAAAAAATAGTATCATTGCCCGTCATACCCACAATTTTAAAGGGCTTAACGGCCAATATTTGCGCTTTGCCGTCAAGTCAGCAGAGGATAATGACAAGCTGTTGGCGTGCTTGGCAGCTTGGAGGCATCACGTATGA